The Lytechinus pictus isolate F3 Inbred chromosome 10, Lp3.0, whole genome shotgun sequence genome includes a window with the following:
- the LOC129270180 gene encoding 28 kDa heat- and acid-stable phosphoprotein-like → MPKRGGGGGGRSKPQHKGRARKFTSPEEVDAQMKAEGTRAKSKGDEDDDSFSNPQARAGEMPPSDSEDESSEEEETKAKGVEGLIEIENPNRRVQKMQKASNVDVDKGPTQLSRREREEIEKQQAKERYMKAHLAGKTDEARADLARLAIVRKQREEAQRRKELEAKAKEAKAKGKK, encoded by the exons GTGGAGGTGGCGGAGGAAGGTCAAAACCCCAGCACAAAGGTCGTGCCCGTAAATTTACATCACCGGAAGAAGTAGATGCGCAGATGAAGGCAGAAGGAACCAGAGCAAAg TCAAAGGGAGATGAAGATGACGACAGTTTTTCCAATCCGCAAGCTCGAGCAGGAGAGATGCCCCCCTCTGACTCAGAAGATGAGAGCAGTGAGGAGGAAGAGACG AAAGCAAAAGGAGTGGAGGGCCTCATAGAAATAGAGAATCCTAACAGGAGAGTACAGAAGATGCAGAAAGCCTCTAACGTAGATGTTGACAAGGGACCAACTCAACTTTCAAGAAGAGAAAG GGAAGAGATAGAGAAACAACAAGCAAAGGAGCGTTACATGAAAGCTCATCTTGCGGGTAAGACAGATGAAGCCAGAGCAGACTTAGCCAGGTTAGCCATCGTCAGGAAGCAGAGAGAAGAAGCACAAAGGAGAAAAGAGTTAGAAGCAAAAg CAAAAGAAGCAAAAGCTAAAGGTAAGAAATGA